A region from the Inhella inkyongensis genome encodes:
- a CDS encoding LysR family transcriptional regulator translates to MNLHPFSLNALRAFEAAARLLSFTQAAKELCVTQAAISHQIKTLEGQLGRALFLRGPRSLQLTDEGLLLAPALRAAFEAMAQALDRVREAGPPEVLSLGVVGTFAQGLLLERLGRFEALHPRIELRLQTHNNRMDPTSEALDATIRFGDGLWRSQAAVKLLDAPLSALCSPALAAGLTRPDELRGRTLLRSFRAGDWEAWGKVAGAGPLRARGPQFDSSVLMVQAALQGLGVALAPPRLFQRELRLGQLVQPFAATVDTGAYWLCRPSSRPASAALQAFETWLRTELG, encoded by the coding sequence ATGAATCTGCATCCCTTCTCGCTCAACGCCCTGCGCGCCTTCGAGGCCGCGGCGCGGCTCTTGAGCTTCACCCAGGCGGCCAAGGAGTTGTGCGTCACCCAGGCCGCCATCAGCCACCAGATCAAGACCTTGGAGGGGCAGCTCGGTCGTGCGCTCTTTCTGCGTGGCCCGCGCAGCCTGCAACTGACGGACGAGGGCCTGCTGCTGGCCCCGGCCCTGCGCGCCGCCTTCGAAGCCATGGCCCAGGCCCTGGACCGGGTGCGCGAGGCCGGGCCGCCCGAGGTGCTGAGCCTGGGCGTGGTGGGCACCTTCGCGCAAGGCCTGCTGCTGGAGCGCCTGGGTCGCTTTGAGGCCTTGCATCCGCGCATCGAGCTGCGGCTGCAGACGCACAACAACCGCATGGATCCCACCAGCGAGGCCCTGGACGCCACCATCCGCTTCGGCGACGGGCTGTGGCGCAGCCAGGCGGCAGTCAAGCTGCTGGATGCGCCGCTCAGCGCGCTGTGCAGCCCGGCCTTGGCGGCCGGACTCACGCGGCCCGATGAGCTGCGGGGGCGCACGCTGCTGCGGTCCTTCCGCGCCGGCGACTGGGAGGCCTGGGGCAAGGTCGCCGGGGCCGGGCCTTTGCGGGCGCGCGGGCCGCAGTTCGACAGCTCGGTGCTGATGGTGCAGGCCGCCCTGCAGGGCCTGGGCGTGGCGTTGGCGCCGCCGCGCCTGTTCCAGCGCGAGCTGCGCCTGGGCCAGCTGGTGCAACCCTTTGCCGCCACGGTAGACACCGGGGCCTACTGGCTCTGCCGACCCAGCAGCCGGCCGGCCTCGGCGGCCCTGCAGGCTTTCGAGACCTGGCTGCGCACCGAGCTCGGCTGA
- a CDS encoding SOS response-associated peptidase, translating into MCTRYIPPDMAALERFWHIGRHNPPALWPAEVFPRQNGPFIRAAQQAELARELLVGPWALLPFDKRYATSNARREGVETRATSRRPWAQGQRCIIPALSFDEPCWESGRCVWWRFRRADGEPLSLAGLWSTAIDPSSGARIPVYTMLTVNADHHPLMRRMHKPDPKLPPEAQDKRSVVVLEPQDLDRWLHAPLDQATALLRAPDDAGLVGQPL; encoded by the coding sequence ATGTGCACCCGCTACATCCCCCCCGACATGGCCGCGCTGGAGCGCTTCTGGCACATCGGCCGCCACAACCCGCCCGCACTCTGGCCGGCTGAGGTGTTTCCGCGCCAGAACGGACCCTTCATCCGCGCGGCCCAGCAGGCGGAACTGGCGCGCGAGCTGCTCGTCGGGCCTTGGGCCCTGCTGCCCTTTGACAAGCGCTACGCCACCAGCAACGCACGGCGCGAGGGCGTCGAGACCCGCGCCACTTCACGCCGCCCCTGGGCCCAGGGCCAGCGCTGCATCATCCCTGCCCTGAGCTTTGACGAGCCCTGCTGGGAGAGCGGGCGCTGCGTGTGGTGGCGCTTTCGGCGCGCCGACGGCGAGCCCCTGAGCCTGGCCGGCTTGTGGAGCACGGCCATCGACCCGAGCAGCGGCGCGCGCATCCCCGTCTACACCATGCTGACGGTGAATGCCGACCACCACCCTCTGATGCGCCGCATGCACAAGCCCGACCCCAAGCTCCCCCCCGAGGCCCAGGACAAGCGCAGCGTGGTGGTGCTGGAACCGCAGGACCTGGACCGCTGGCTGCACGCGCCGCTGGACCAAGCCACCGCCTTGCTGCGCGCGCCGGATGATGCCGGCCTGGTGGGACAGCCCCTCTGA
- the bla gene encoding class A beta-lactamase has product MNQIMGKRRQWLTTAAGLGLVGLTGMGGPARAATDAFSTAVAALEQQHGGRLGVALLDTASGAVSGHRLDERFALCSTFKLLLAAEVLRQSDQGRLRLHDWQAFGRTPWVPHAPVTQAHKKHGGMVLGALAEATQKTSDNMAANLLLRRLGGPAALTQALREQGDAVTRIDRWEPEMNRVPPGEVRDTTSPAAMARSAAHWVLGDVLKPASRTRLQRWMKDTETGLDRLRAGLPEAWVVGDKTGTGLHPSMPDQINDVAVIWPPGRTPWVLSAYYAAPAQGSDHIREDFKAVLAEVGRLAGRAIQAGAA; this is encoded by the coding sequence ATGAATCAAATTATGGGCAAGCGCCGCCAATGGCTGACAACCGCTGCCGGCCTGGGGCTGGTCGGCCTCACCGGCATGGGCGGCCCCGCCCGCGCAGCGACCGACGCCTTCAGCACCGCCGTGGCGGCCCTGGAGCAGCAGCACGGCGGCCGCCTGGGTGTGGCCCTGCTGGACACCGCCAGCGGCGCCGTGAGCGGCCACCGCCTGGACGAGCGCTTCGCGCTGTGCTCCACCTTCAAGCTGCTGTTGGCCGCCGAGGTGCTGCGCCAGTCCGACCAAGGGCGGCTGCGCCTGCACGACTGGCAGGCCTTTGGTCGCACCCCGTGGGTGCCCCACGCGCCTGTGACCCAGGCGCACAAGAAGCACGGCGGCATGGTGCTCGGCGCACTGGCCGAGGCGACGCAAAAGACCAGCGACAACATGGCCGCCAACCTGCTGCTGCGCCGCCTGGGCGGGCCGGCCGCCTTGACTCAGGCCCTGCGCGAGCAAGGCGACGCCGTGACCCGCATCGACCGCTGGGAGCCTGAGATGAACCGCGTGCCGCCCGGCGAAGTGCGCGACACCACCAGCCCCGCCGCGATGGCCCGCAGCGCTGCGCATTGGGTGCTGGGCGACGTGCTGAAACCGGCCAGCCGCACGCGCCTTCAGCGCTGGATGAAGGACACCGAAACCGGCCTGGACCGCCTGCGCGCCGGCCTGCCCGAAGCTTGGGTGGTGGGTGACAAGACCGGCACCGGCCTGCACCCGAGCATGCCCGACCAGATCAACGACGTGGCCGTCATCTGGCCGCCCGGCCGCACGCCCTGGGTGCTGAGCGCCTACTACGCCGCCCCGGCGCAGGGCAGCGATCACATCCGCGAGGACTTCAAGGCGGTGCTGGCGGAGGTGGGGCGCTTGGCGGGGCGGGCGATTCAAGCTGGAGCCGCTTGA
- a CDS encoding M14 family metallopeptidase, producing the protein MTSQAPLPPYPIGTPGTPWGAAERAAWLANQRRQRSYEQEVLAPLRATLPAQAEVFEYGQLDYRALGQGVFPLVAVRSRDWRADRPTVLVTGGVHGYETSGVQGALQWLREDFARHAEAVNLLLLPAISPWGYETINRWNPEALDPNRQFRADSPAQESALAMACVAAQAPRNGPQIDLHIDLHETTDTDASEFGPAKAARDGLAFEWHAIPDGFYLVADGERPEPAFQAALIAAVAQVTHIAKPDADGCLIGAPLQQPGVIHYAKRELGLCGSMTAARWVSTTEVYPDSATASPAQCNAAQVATINAAIDYLLKERVRQAAA; encoded by the coding sequence ATGACTTCTCAAGCCCCCCTGCCCCCCTATCCCATCGGCACCCCCGGCACCCCCTGGGGCGCCGCCGAAAGAGCCGCCTGGCTGGCGAACCAGCGCCGCCAGCGCAGTTACGAGCAGGAGGTGCTTGCCCCCTTGCGCGCCACGCTGCCGGCGCAGGCGGAAGTTTTTGAGTACGGCCAGCTGGACTACCGCGCGCTGGGCCAGGGCGTCTTCCCCTTGGTGGCCGTGCGCAGCCGCGACTGGCGCGCCGACCGCCCGACCGTGCTGGTAACCGGTGGCGTGCATGGCTACGAGACCAGCGGCGTGCAGGGCGCGCTGCAGTGGCTGCGCGAGGACTTTGCGCGCCACGCCGAGGCGGTGAACCTCTTGCTGCTGCCTGCCATCAGCCCCTGGGGCTATGAAACCATCAACCGCTGGAACCCCGAAGCCCTGGACCCGAACCGGCAGTTCCGGGCCGACAGCCCGGCGCAGGAGTCGGCCCTGGCCATGGCTTGCGTGGCGGCCCAGGCGCCGCGTAATGGCCCCCAAATCGACCTGCACATCGATCTGCACGAGACCACCGACACCGACGCCAGCGAGTTCGGCCCGGCCAAGGCCGCCCGCGATGGTCTGGCCTTCGAGTGGCATGCCATCCCGGACGGCTTCTACCTGGTGGCCGACGGCGAACGCCCGGAGCCCGCGTTCCAGGCCGCGCTGATTGCCGCCGTGGCCCAGGTCACCCACATCGCCAAGCCTGACGCCGACGGCTGCCTGATCGGGGCGCCGCTGCAGCAGCCGGGCGTCATCCACTACGCCAAACGCGAACTGGGCCTGTGCGGCAGCATGACGGCGGCGCGCTGGGTCAGCACCACCGAGGTCTACCCCGACAGCGCCACGGCCAGCCCGGCGCAGTGCAACGCCGCGCAGGTCGCGACGATCAACGCCGCGATCGACTATCTGCTGAAGGAAAGAGTCAGGCAGGCAGCCGCGTGA
- a CDS encoding glycerophosphodiester phosphodiesterase, translated as MRLPFLLAAIALLTLQACGGGDADSPKFKTLSGSSPLVIGHRGASGERPEHTLEAYQLAIEQGTDFIEPDLVLSKDGVLLARHEPMLDSTTDVAAKFPASRRSTRMMDGESITAFFASDFTLAEIKTLRALQSRAGRSKAFDGQFSIPTLDEVIALARAQSTKTGRTIGIYPEIKHSTFHAGLFGANVFEDKLVGSLHAAYGNSASAPVFIQSFEVSNLQYLATRTQIRRVQLIDADDVKSDGSMALVPPYRQPYDFVVKGDARTFADLLTPAGLDFVKTYAQGIGPWKPYLVKTVADGVERTGDTTLTIQDRRVDGSTGVIEAAHARGLLVHTWTFRDDASGYGFKDPKAEMAYYMSLGIDGVFTDFPATGSAALKTLN; from the coding sequence ATGAGACTGCCCTTCCTTCTGGCTGCTATCGCCCTGTTGACGCTCCAAGCTTGTGGCGGCGGCGATGCAGACTCCCCCAAGTTCAAGACCCTGAGCGGCTCCTCGCCCCTGGTGATCGGTCATCGCGGCGCCAGCGGTGAACGGCCCGAACACACGCTGGAGGCCTACCAGCTGGCCATCGAACAAGGAACGGACTTCATCGAGCCCGACTTGGTGTTGAGCAAGGACGGTGTGCTGCTGGCCCGCCATGAACCGATGCTGGACTCGACCACCGATGTGGCCGCCAAGTTCCCGGCTTCGCGCCGCAGCACGCGGATGATGGACGGCGAGTCCATTACGGCCTTCTTTGCCAGCGACTTCACGCTGGCCGAGATCAAGACCTTGCGGGCATTGCAGTCCCGCGCCGGGCGCTCCAAGGCCTTTGATGGCCAGTTCAGCATCCCGACGTTAGACGAAGTGATCGCGCTGGCCAGGGCCCAAAGCACAAAGACCGGCCGCACGATCGGCATCTACCCCGAGATCAAGCACTCGACCTTTCACGCGGGTCTATTCGGCGCCAATGTCTTTGAGGACAAGTTGGTGGGCAGTCTGCATGCGGCCTACGGCAACAGTGCCAGCGCACCCGTCTTCATCCAGTCTTTCGAGGTCAGCAATCTGCAATATCTGGCCACTCGCACGCAGATCCGCCGCGTGCAGCTCATTGACGCGGACGACGTGAAGTCGGACGGCTCCATGGCCCTTGTGCCGCCCTACCGCCAGCCCTATGACTTTGTGGTCAAAGGCGATGCGCGCACCTTTGCCGACTTGCTCACGCCGGCGGGCCTGGACTTTGTAAAGACCTATGCGCAGGGCATCGGGCCGTGGAAGCCCTATCTGGTCAAGACCGTGGCCGATGGGGTGGAGCGCACCGGCGACACCACGCTGACGATCCAGGATCGCCGGGTGGACGGCAGCACCGGCGTCATTGAAGCTGCCCATGCCCGCGGCCTGCTGGTGCACACCTGGACCTTCCGCGACGACGCCAGCGGTTATGGCTTCAAGGACCCCAAGGCCGAGATGGCCTATTACATGAGCCTGGGGATCGACGGGGTGTTCACCGACTTCCCGGCCACCGGCAGTGCGGCTCTCAAGACCTTGAACTAG
- a CDS encoding hemolysin family protein yields MPLLSSLILIALLIAASAFFAMAELSLAASRRLKLQQLADEGEARAARVLQVQEQPGHYFTVIQIGVNTVAILGGVVGEGALTPYFDALLRPWLGPERAAQAGFGLSFALVTTAFIVLADLLPKRLSMNEPERVAMKLIAPMAALTLALRPLAAGFNAVVDALIRLLGRPERPDNRITAGDILALTEAGHAAGVVADAEQQVIENVFELDTRTVESAMTSRERIVYFALDDDEALVRTRIAESPHSTYLVCEDEIDRVVGYVDATDLFQRVLRNEPISFRADPSLIKRVLMVPDRLTLGEVLGQFRQAHEDFAVIVNEYSLVVGVITLNDVMSTVMGSLVNTADEEQQIVRREDGSFLADGITPVPDLQRALGLDEMPHAGQYDTLAGFLMVMLRRIPKRTDAVEWGGWRFEVVDVDSHRVDQVMITRLPA; encoded by the coding sequence TTGCCCTTGCTCAGCAGCCTGATCCTCATTGCCCTGCTCATCGCCGCCTCGGCCTTTTTCGCGATGGCCGAGCTGTCGCTCGCGGCCTCACGCCGGCTCAAGCTGCAGCAGCTGGCCGATGAGGGCGAGGCGCGTGCCGCGCGGGTCTTGCAAGTGCAGGAGCAGCCGGGTCACTACTTCACGGTGATCCAGATCGGGGTCAACACCGTGGCCATCCTGGGCGGTGTGGTGGGCGAGGGCGCGCTGACGCCTTATTTCGACGCCCTGCTGCGGCCCTGGCTGGGCCCGGAGCGCGCGGCCCAGGCGGGCTTTGGCCTGTCATTCGCGCTCGTGACCACGGCCTTCATCGTGCTGGCCGATCTGCTGCCCAAGCGCCTGTCCATGAACGAGCCCGAGCGCGTGGCCATGAAGCTGATCGCGCCCATGGCCGCGCTGACGCTGGCGCTGCGCCCGCTGGCGGCGGGCTTCAATGCGGTGGTGGATGCGTTGATTCGTTTGCTGGGCCGGCCCGAGCGGCCGGACAACCGCATCACCGCTGGCGACATCCTGGCCCTGACCGAGGCCGGCCACGCCGCCGGCGTGGTGGCGGATGCCGAGCAGCAGGTGATCGAGAACGTGTTCGAGCTCGACACCCGCACGGTGGAGAGCGCCATGACCTCGCGCGAGCGCATCGTTTACTTCGCGCTGGACGACGACGAGGCCCTGGTGCGCACCCGCATCGCCGAGTCGCCGCATTCCACCTATCTGGTGTGCGAAGACGAGATTGACCGGGTGGTGGGCTATGTGGACGCCACCGATCTGTTCCAGCGCGTGCTGCGCAACGAGCCCATCAGCTTCCGCGCCGACCCCAGCCTGATCAAGCGGGTGTTGATGGTGCCCGACCGCCTGACCCTGGGCGAGGTGCTGGGTCAGTTCCGCCAGGCGCACGAGGACTTTGCGGTCATCGTCAACGAATACAGCCTGGTGGTGGGCGTGATCACGCTCAACGATGTGATGAGCACGGTGATGGGCAGCCTGGTCAACACGGCTGATGAAGAGCAGCAGATCGTGCGCCGCGAGGACGGCAGCTTCCTGGCCGATGGCATCACGCCGGTGCCTGATCTGCAGCGTGCGCTGGGCCTGGATGAGATGCCCCATGCCGGCCAGTACGACACCCTGGCCGGCTTCCTGATGGTGATGCTGCGCCGCATCCCCAAGCGCACCGATGCGGTGGAGTGGGGCGGTTGGCGCTTTGAGGTGGTGGACGTGGACAGCCACCGCGTGGATCAGGTCATGATCACGCGGCTGCCTGCCTGA